A single Glycine soja cultivar W05 chromosome 14, ASM419377v2, whole genome shotgun sequence DNA region contains:
- the LOC114384236 gene encoding glycine-rich cell wall structural protein-like produces the protein MFSKETILILGLLTMVALISSNVTARNLAETSPMSTTGEVAKEKKVSDVKYEQNPSHGVCSTSNCFGWGIPGFGSIFPGWGIPIGGGGPGVGGPGMGKPGGDGPGGGGGPKGGTGSGGGGPVGGGYGGGPGGGAGPGGGAGPSGGGSGGGAGPGGGGHEGGTGPGGGGPVGGGYGGGPGGGASPGGGESGGGAGPGSGGYGGGPGGGAGSGGGGGPGGGTGPGGGGYGGGPGGGVGPGGGGGPGGGAGPGGGGPGNGTGPGGGGYGGGPGGGAGPGGGGGPGGGTGPGGGGYGGGPGGGVGPGGGGGPGGGAGPGGGGPGGGIGPGSGGYGGGPGGGVGPGGGGGPGGGTGPSGGSYGGGPGGGVGPGGGGPVGGGYGGGPGGGAGSGGGSYGGGPGGDAGPGGGGPGGSAGPGSGGYGGGPGGDIGPGGGEPGSGAGPGSGGYGGGPGGDAGPGGGGPGGGAGPGGGEPGSGAGPGSGGYGGGPGGGVGPGGGGPGGGAGPGGGGPGSGAGPSGGGPGGGSYGGEPDGGEPGGDGYGGGPGGGAGPGGGGPKDGGFGGGPYGGYGPRSHGFGVKPYSKDLN, from the exons atgttttctaaggAAACCATACTCATCCTAGGTCTCTTGACCATGGTTGCTCTTATATCCTCTAACGTGACAGCTAGAAACCTTGCTGAGACCTCCCCAATGTCTACAACGG GTGAAGTTGCTAAAGAGAAAAAAGTGAGTGATGTGAAATATGAACAAAATCCAAGTCATGGGGTTTGTTCAACGTCAAATTGCTTTGGTTGGGGCATTCCAGGTTTTGGTAGTATCTTCCCTGGATGGGGTATCCCTATTGGTGGTGGTGGGCCTGGAGTTGGTGGACCAGGAATGGGCAAGCCTGGTGGTGACGGACCCGGAGGTGGTGGCGGACCCAAAGGTGGTACAGGGTCTGGTGGTGGTGGACCCGTAGGTGGTGGTTATGGAGGCGGGCCTGGAGGTGGTGCAGGGCCTGGTGGTGGTGCAGGTCCTAGTGGTGGCGGATCCGGAGGTGGTGCAGGTCCTGGTGGTGGTGGACACGAAGGTGGTACAGGACCTGGTGGTGGCGGACCTGTAGGCGGCGGTTACGGAGGCGGGCCCGGAGGTGGTGCAAGTCCAGGTGGTGGTGAATCTGGAGGTGGTGCAGGACCTGGTAGTGGCGGTTATGGAGGTGGGCCTGGAGGTGGTGCAGGGTCTGGTGGCGGTGGCGGGCCCGGAGGTGGTACAGggcctggtggtggtggttaTGGAGGTGGGCCTGGAGGTGGTGTAGGGCCTGGTGGTGGTGGCGGACCTGGAGGTGGTGCAGGTCCTGGTGGTGGCGGACCCGGAAATGGTACAGggcctggtggtggtggttaTGGAGGTGGCCCTGGAGGTGGTGCAGGGCCTGGTGGTGGTGGCGGGCCCGGAGGTGGTACAGggcctggtggtggtggttaTGGAGGTGGGCCTGGAGGTGGTGTAGGGCCTGGTGGTGGTGGCGGACCTGGAGGTGGTGCAGGTCCTGGTGGTGGTGGACCCGGAGGTGGTATAGGGCCTGGTAGCGGTGGTTATGGAGGTGGGCCTGGAGGTGGTGTAGGACCTGGTGGTGGTGGCGGACCCGGAGGTGGGACAGGGCCTAGTGGTGGCAGTTATGGAGGTGGGCCTGGAGGTGGTGTAGGGCCTGGTGGTGGCGGACCCGTAGGTGGTGGTTATGGAGGCGGGCCTGGAGGTGGTGCAGGGTCTGGCGGTGGCAGTTATGGAGGTGGGCCTGGAGGTGATGCAGGTCCTGGTGGTGGTGGACCCGGAGGTAGTGCAGGGCCTGGCAGTGGTGGTTATGGAGGTGGGCCTGGAGGTGATATAGGTCCTGGTGGTGGTGAACCAGGAAGTGGTGCAGGGCCTGGCAGTGGTGGTTATGGAGGTGGGCCTGGAGGTGATGCAGGTCCCGGTGGTGGTGGACCAGGAGGTGGTGCAGGACCTGGTGGTGGTGAACCAGGAAGCGGTGCAGGGCCTGGCAGTGGCGGTTATGGAGGTGGTCCTGGAGGCGGTGTAGGTCCTGGTGGTGGTGGACCAGGAGGTGGTGCAGGTCCTGGTGGCGGCGGACCCGGAAGTGGTGCAGGGCCTAGTGGTGGTGGACCCGGAGGTGGCAGTTATGGAGGCGAGCCTGATGGTGGTGAACCCGGAGGTGACGGTTATGGAGGCGGGCCTGGAGGTGGTGCGGGTCCTGGTGGTGGCGGACCTAAAGATGGTGGTTTTGGAGGTGGGCCTTATGGTGGGTACGGTCCAAGATCTCATGGGTTTGGAGTGAAGCCATATTCCAAAGACTTGAATTAG
- the LOC114384433 gene encoding glycine-rich cell wall structural protein-like isoform X2, producing the protein MGLVEPLHSSFSTVVMFTNKMNLIKPFILLCFLYGVILIAAVVAGEPWKDEEKGTNGIHEEFSGCDEVQGILLSGRKFQLNHDTGNCGKGKGKGGGDKGGGGDEGGSGGGGGYGGGGSGGGGGGSAGGGGSGGGGGSQGGGSGGYSGGGSQGGGGSAGGGGGSQGGGGSAGGGGSEGGGGSAGGGGGSQGGGGSAGGGGSEGGGGSAGGGGSEGGGGSAGGGGGYGSGGSQGGGGSAGGGGSEGEGGSAGGGGGSQGGGGSAGGGGSEGGGGSAGGGGGYGSGGSQGGGGSAGGGGSEGGGGDAGGGGSQGGGSGGYGGGGSGGGGGSEGGGGSAGGGGSQGGGGSAGGGGSQGGSGGGGGSQGGGSGGGGQGGSGGDQGGGGGYIGGGGSEGGGSSGGEGGGYGAGGGDKGGGIGGDEKGDDHHGERGKGGKDRGHKGGEGGY; encoded by the exons ATGGGTCTTGTTGAGCCTTTGCATTCATCCTTCTCAACTGTTGTTATGTTCACTAACAAAATGAATCTGATCAAGCCCtttattttgctttgttttctgtATGGGGTGATCCTCATCGCTGCGGTGGTGGCTGGTGAGCCATGGAAAGATGAGGAAAAAG GAACAAACGGAATTCACGAAGAATTTAGTGGATGCGATGAAGTGCAGGGAATCC TTTTGAGTGGTAGGAAATTCCAGCTAAATCATGATACCGGTAACTGTGGGAAAGGAAAGGGAAAGGGAGGTGGTGACAAAGGGGGAGGAGGTGATGAAGGTGGATCAGGAGGTGGTGGAGGTtatggtggtggtggatcagGTGGAGGTGGAGGTGGTAGTGCCGGAGGCGGTGGAAGcggaggaggtggtggaagCCAAGGGGGCGGAAGTGGAGGTTACAGTGGTGGTGGAAGTCAAGGAGGAGGGGGTAGCgccggaggtggtggtggaagccAAGGAGGAGGAGGTAGCGCCGGAGGTGGTGGTAGCGAAGGAGGAGGGGGTAGTgctggaggtggtggtggaagccAAGGAGGAGGAGGTAGCGCCGGAG GTGGTGGTAGCGAAGGAGGAGGGGGCAGCGCTGGAGGTGGTGGTAGTGAAGGAGGAGGAGGTAGTGCTGGAGGTGGTGGAGGTTACGGAAGCGGTGGAAGCCAAGGAGGAGGGGGTAGTGCCGGAGGTGGTGGTAGCGAAGGAGAAGGGGGTAGTgctggaggtggtggtggaagccAAGGAGGAGGAGGTAGCGCCGGAGGTGGTGGTAGTGAAGGAGGAGGAGGTAGTGCTGGAGGTGGTGGAGGTTACGGAAGTGGTGGAAGCCAAGGAGGAGGGGGTAGTGCCGGAGGTGGTGGTAGCGAAGGAGGAGGAGGTGATGCTGGGGGTGGTGGTAGCCAAGGAGGAGGTAGTGGAGGttatggtggtggtggaagtgGAGGAGGTGGTGGTAGCGAAGGAGGAGGAGGTAGTGCTGGGGGTGGTGGAAGCCAAGGAGGAGGGGGCAGTGCCGGAGGTGGAGGTAGCCAAGGAGGAAGTGGAGGAGGTGGTGGTAGCCAAGGAGGAGGAAGTGGAGGAGGCGGCCAAGGAGGTAGTGGTGGTGATCAAGGAGGTGGCGGAGGTTACATTGGGGGTGGTGGTAGTGAAGGAGGAGGTTCTAGTGGTGGCGAGGGCGGAGGCTACGGTGCTGGTGGCGGCGATAAAGGAGGAGGAATTGGAGGTGATGAAAAAGGAGACGATCATCATGGAGAAAGGGGAAAAGGTGGGAAAGATAGAGGACACAAAGGTGGCGAAGGAGgatattga
- the LOC114384433 gene encoding loricrin-like isoform X1, producing MGLVEPLHSSFSTVVMFTNKMNLIKPFILLCFLYGVILIAAVVAGEPWKDEEKGTNGIHEEFSGCDEVQGILLSGRKFQLNHDTGNCGKGKGKGGGDKGGGGDEGGSGGGGGYGGGGSGGGGGGSAGGGGSGGGGGSQGGGSGGYSGGGSQGGGGSAGGGGGSQGGGGSAGGGGSEGGGGSAGGGGGSQGGGGSAGGGGSGGGGGSAGGGGGYGGGGEGGGSQGGGGSAGGGGSEGGGGSAGGGGSEGGGGSAGGGGGYGSGGSQGGGGSAGGGGSEGEGGSAGGGGGSQGGGGSAGGGGSEGGGGSAGGGGGYGSGGSQGGGGSAGGGGSEGGGGDAGGGGSQGGGSGGYGGGGSGGGGGSEGGGGSAGGGGSQGGGGSAGGGGSQGGSGGGGGSQGGGSGGGGQGGSGGDQGGGGGYIGGGGSEGGGSSGGEGGGYGAGGGDKGGGIGGDEKGDDHHGERGKGGKDRGHKGGEGGY from the exons ATGGGTCTTGTTGAGCCTTTGCATTCATCCTTCTCAACTGTTGTTATGTTCACTAACAAAATGAATCTGATCAAGCCCtttattttgctttgttttctgtATGGGGTGATCCTCATCGCTGCGGTGGTGGCTGGTGAGCCATGGAAAGATGAGGAAAAAG GAACAAACGGAATTCACGAAGAATTTAGTGGATGCGATGAAGTGCAGGGAATCC TTTTGAGTGGTAGGAAATTCCAGCTAAATCATGATACCGGTAACTGTGGGAAAGGAAAGGGAAAGGGAGGTGGTGACAAAGGGGGAGGAGGTGATGAAGGTGGATCAGGAGGTGGTGGAGGTtatggtggtggtggatcagGTGGAGGTGGAGGTGGTAGTGCCGGAGGCGGTGGAAGcggaggaggtggtggaagCCAAGGGGGCGGAAGTGGAGGTTACAGTGGTGGTGGAAGTCAAGGAGGAGGGGGTAGCgccggaggtggtggtggaagccAAGGAGGAGGAGGTAGCGCCGGAGGTGGTGGTAGCGAAGGAGGAGGGGGTAGTgctggaggtggtggtggaagccAAGGAGGAGGAGGTAGCGCCGGAGGTGGTGGaagtggaggaggaggaggtagTGCTGGAGGTGGTGGAGGTTACGGCGGTGGTGGTGAAGGGGGTGGAAGCCAAGGGGGAGGGGGCAGCGCTGGAGGTGGTGGTAGCGAAGGAGGAGGGGGCAGCGCTGGAGGTGGTGGTAGTGAAGGAGGAGGAGGTAGTGCTGGAGGTGGTGGAGGTTACGGAAGCGGTGGAAGCCAAGGAGGAGGGGGTAGTGCCGGAGGTGGTGGTAGCGAAGGAGAAGGGGGTAGTgctggaggtggtggtggaagccAAGGAGGAGGAGGTAGCGCCGGAGGTGGTGGTAGTGAAGGAGGAGGAGGTAGTGCTGGAGGTGGTGGAGGTTACGGAAGTGGTGGAAGCCAAGGAGGAGGGGGTAGTGCCGGAGGTGGTGGTAGCGAAGGAGGAGGAGGTGATGCTGGGGGTGGTGGTAGCCAAGGAGGAGGTAGTGGAGGttatggtggtggtggaagtgGAGGAGGTGGTGGTAGCGAAGGAGGAGGAGGTAGTGCTGGGGGTGGTGGAAGCCAAGGAGGAGGGGGCAGTGCCGGAGGTGGAGGTAGCCAAGGAGGAAGTGGAGGAGGTGGTGGTAGCCAAGGAGGAGGAAGTGGAGGAGGCGGCCAAGGAGGTAGTGGTGGTGATCAAGGAGGTGGCGGAGGTTACATTGGGGGTGGTGGTAGTGAAGGAGGAGGTTCTAGTGGTGGCGAGGGCGGAGGCTACGGTGCTGGTGGCGGCGATAAAGGAGGAGGAATTGGAGGTGATGAAAAAGGAGACGATCATCATGGAGAAAGGGGAAAAGGTGGGAAAGATAGAGGACACAAAGGTGGCGAAGGAGgatattga
- the LOC114383223 gene encoding glycine-rich cell wall structural protein-like isoform X1 produces the protein MNTKPVFFLCFLCALLLISVVATEPSKDETQAEEPKTQPDAWGRGGSGGHDGSWGHGGDWGHGGGGHGGGHGGGGHGGGHGGGCRCCGRKGCKCC, from the exons ATGAATACCAAGCCCGTTTTCTTCTTGTGCTTCCTCTGCGCACTGCTTCTCATCTCTGTTGTGGCAACTGAGCCATCCAAAGATGAGACACAAG CAGAAGAACCAAAGACACAGCCAGATGCCTGGGGAAGAGGTGGAAGTGGGGGGCATGATGGAAGCTGGGGACACGGTGGAGACTGGGGGCATGGCGGAGGAGGACACGGTGGAGGACATGGCGGAGGAGGACACGGTGGAGGACATGGCGGAGGATGCAGATGCTGCGGTCGAAAGGGCTGCAAATGTTGCTGA
- the LOC114383223 gene encoding glycine-rich protein DOT1-like isoform X3, translating into MNTKPVFFLCFLCALLLISVVATEPSKDETQAEEPKTQPDAWGRGGSGGHDGSWGHGGDWGHGGGGHGGGHGGGCRCCGRKGCKCC; encoded by the exons ATGAATACCAAGCCCGTTTTCTTCTTGTGCTTCCTCTGCGCACTGCTTCTCATCTCTGTTGTGGCAACTGAGCCATCCAAAGATGAGACACAAG CAGAAGAACCAAAGACACAGCCAGATGCCTGGGGAAGAGGTGGAAGTGGGGGGCATGATGGAAGCTGGGGACACGGTGGAGACTGGGGGC ATGGCGGAGGAGGACACGGTGGAGGACATGGCGGAGGATGCAGATGCTGCGGTCGAAAGGGCTGCAAATGTTGCTGA
- the LOC114383223 gene encoding glycine-rich protein DOT1-like isoform X2 produces the protein MNTKPVFFLCFLCALLLISVVATEPSKDETQEEPKTQPDAWGRGGSGGHDGSWGHGGDWGHGGGGHGGGHGGGGHGGGHGGGCRCCGRKGCKCC, from the exons ATGAATACCAAGCCCGTTTTCTTCTTGTGCTTCCTCTGCGCACTGCTTCTCATCTCTGTTGTGGCAACTGAGCCATCCAAAGATGAGACACAAG AAGAACCAAAGACACAGCCAGATGCCTGGGGAAGAGGTGGAAGTGGGGGGCATGATGGAAGCTGGGGACACGGTGGAGACTGGGGGCATGGCGGAGGAGGACACGGTGGAGGACATGGCGGAGGAGGACACGGTGGAGGACATGGCGGAGGATGCAGATGCTGCGGTCGAAAGGGCTGCAAATGTTGCTGA